One Mucilaginibacter ginkgonis genomic region harbors:
- a CDS encoding TIM barrel protein, with amino-acid sequence MTTRRSFLKTSAVISAGLMVGPNLFAYDKKYIGLQLYTVRDHMSKDPNATLARVAQIGYNSVEGATYTGDERFYGMDPATFAKALKQNGLIMPSAHYRLGEEQMNGSSQKGTILNDWDRAVDDASAVGIKYMVCAYLSLPERGDLEHYKRTAEALNKAGERCKKNGIQLCYHNHDFEFKQENGQYPYEILLNNTDKNLLKMEMDLYWVTKAEQDPIALIDKHPGRFPLFHVKDMDTTPQKRFTEVGNGSINFKNIFRHADKAGLKYFFVEQDICPGDPYDSITKSISYIKANLV; translated from the coding sequence ATGACTACAAGACGTTCGTTTTTGAAGACCTCGGCCGTGATTTCTGCCGGCCTTATGGTTGGTCCAAACCTTTTTGCTTACGATAAAAAATACATCGGCCTGCAGCTTTATACCGTGCGCGACCACATGTCTAAAGACCCTAATGCAACACTTGCACGTGTGGCGCAAATAGGCTATAACTCTGTGGAAGGCGCAACCTATACCGGCGATGAGAGGTTTTATGGAATGGACCCGGCAACTTTTGCTAAAGCATTAAAACAAAACGGTTTGATCATGCCAAGTGCGCATTACCGTTTAGGTGAAGAGCAAATGAATGGTAGCAGCCAAAAAGGAACTATCCTAAATGATTGGGACCGTGCAGTTGATGATGCCTCTGCAGTTGGTATCAAGTACATGGTTTGTGCTTATTTATCGCTACCTGAACGTGGCGATCTTGAACACTACAAACGTACAGCCGAAGCTTTGAATAAAGCCGGCGAACGTTGCAAGAAGAACGGCATACAATTGTGCTATCACAATCACGATTTTGAATTTAAACAAGAAAACGGTCAATATCCGTATGAGATATTGTTAAACAACACCGATAAAAATCTCTTAAAGATGGAGATGGACTTGTATTGGGTGACCAAAGCAGAGCAAGATCCGATTGCCTTGATAGACAAGCATCCGGGCCGTTTCCCACTGTTCCATGTGAAAGATATGGATACGACCCCACAAAAGAGGTTTACCGAGGTAGGTAACGGTTCTATCAACTTTAAGAATATATTTAGGCATGCCGATAAAGCCGGGTTAAAATACTTCTTCGTTGAGCAAGACATCTGCCCTGGCGACCCTTATGACAGCATAACCAAGAGCATATCTTATATCAAAGCAAACCTGGTATAA
- a CDS encoding phospho-sugar mutase, giving the protein MQELDAPVRDKVNSWLNGSYDADVKQQIQKMLDDQAFTELTDSFYRDLEFGTGGLRGTMGPGSNRINKYTIGSATQGLANYLKKKYPGEKISVAIAHDSRNNSDVFANITAEVFSANDIHVYFFKALRPTPELSFAVRHFGCKSGVMLTASHNPKEYNGYKAYGADGGQFVFPEDQAVMDEVAAIKSVDEIKFDRVDANIELIGEEIDRLYLDGITKLSISKDAIARQKDLKIVYSPIHGTGITLVPKALEMFGFENVILVNEQTTPDGNFPTVVYPNPEEKEALTLALKKAAEVDADLVLATDPDADRVGIAVKNSDGEFILLNGNQTGSMLINYLLSAWEDAGKLDGKQYIVKTIVTSNLIEAIARAKNVKYFNTLTGFKYIGELMTQLQGKETFIGGGEESYGYLVGELVRDKDAVVSSAFIAEMTAYYKDKGSSLFEALLDTYVQYGFYKEKLISITKKGKTGAEDIKALMEKFRSNPPATLGGSKVVSLKDYEKGTETDLAANQTSKLDFPKSDVLQFITEDGSIISARPSGTEPKIKFYCSVNGKLNNKDEYKATDNALEAKIDKIIQDLGV; this is encoded by the coding sequence ATGCAGGAATTAGACGCTCCCGTACGTGACAAAGTTAACTCATGGCTTAATGGCAGCTACGATGCCGACGTTAAACAGCAGATACAAAAAATGCTGGACGACCAAGCTTTTACCGAACTGACAGATTCATTTTACCGCGACCTTGAATTTGGTACAGGCGGTTTGCGCGGCACAATGGGCCCGGGAAGTAACCGTATAAACAAATATACTATTGGCTCTGCTACACAAGGCCTCGCAAACTACCTGAAAAAGAAATATCCGGGTGAAAAGATCAGTGTAGCGATAGCTCACGATAGCCGTAATAATTCTGACGTGTTTGCAAATATCACCGCCGAAGTGTTCTCTGCAAACGATATACATGTTTACTTTTTTAAAGCCCTGCGCCCTACACCTGAACTTTCATTTGCAGTTCGCCATTTTGGTTGCAAAAGCGGTGTAATGCTCACCGCTTCGCATAACCCAAAAGAATACAATGGCTATAAAGCCTACGGCGCCGATGGCGGTCAGTTTGTGTTCCCCGAAGATCAGGCAGTAATGGATGAGGTTGCAGCGATCAAAAGCGTAGATGAAATAAAATTTGACCGCGTAGATGCCAACATTGAGCTAATTGGTGAAGAGATAGACCGGCTTTACCTCGATGGCATTACTAAACTGTCGATATCGAAAGATGCCATCGCGCGTCAGAAAGATTTGAAGATTGTTTACTCTCCCATACACGGTACCGGTATTACCCTGGTGCCGAAAGCCTTGGAGATGTTCGGCTTCGAGAATGTGATCCTGGTTAATGAGCAAACCACACCTGATGGCAACTTTCCTACGGTCGTTTATCCAAACCCTGAAGAAAAAGAAGCGCTAACCCTGGCCTTGAAAAAAGCTGCTGAAGTTGATGCTGATCTTGTGTTGGCCACCGACCCTGATGCTGACCGTGTTGGCATTGCCGTTAAGAACAGTGATGGTGAGTTCATCTTGCTTAACGGTAACCAGACCGGTAGTATGCTTATCAATTATTTATTAAGCGCCTGGGAAGACGCCGGCAAGCTTGACGGTAAACAATACATTGTTAAAACCATTGTAACCTCTAATTTAATAGAGGCTATCGCAAGGGCTAAGAATGTAAAATACTTCAACACACTTACCGGCTTTAAGTATATTGGTGAGTTGATGACACAACTGCAAGGCAAAGAAACCTTTATAGGCGGCGGTGAAGAAAGTTACGGTTACCTGGTTGGCGAATTGGTGCGCGATAAAGACGCGGTAGTGTCTAGCGCGTTCATTGCCGAGATGACCGCATACTATAAAGATAAAGGCAGCAGCTTGTTTGAGGCATTGCTTGATACCTACGTGCAATATGGCTTCTATAAAGAAAAGCTGATATCGATTACGAAAAAAGGTAAAACAGGTGCCGAAGATATCAAAGCATTGATGGAGAAATTCCGCAGCAACCCTCCTGCGACTTTAGGCGGCTCGAAAGTTGTTTCGTTAAAGGATTATGAGAAAGGTACGGAAACCGACTTAGCAGCAAACCAGACCAGCAAGCTGGATTTTCCAAAATCAGACGTACTGCAATTTATCACAGAAGATGGCAGCATCATTTCTGCAAGACCTTCTGGTACAGAACCTAAGATCAAATTCTATTGCAGCGTAAACGGCAAGCTTAATAATAAAGACGAATATAAAGCAACGGATAACGCGCTTGAAGCAAAGATCGATAAGATCATCCAGGATTTGGGAGTATAA
- a CDS encoding SDR family oxidoreductase yields MDNQILKGQAALVTGGDSGIGKGVALALARAGAKVVVNYAHNHDAATEVIKEITDIGGEAYAHGTDVSHEGDVQDMFKFMFEKYGTIDILVNNAGLQKDARFLDMTLEQWNTVIGINLTGQFLCAREAAKEFIRRGVVEGVSKAAGKIICMSSVHEVIPWAGHVNYATSKGGIMMMMKSMAQELAPHKIRVNSIGPGAIQTPINKDAWDTPKALEKLLTLIPYGRIGQPADIGNLAVWLASDESDYITGTTIFSDGGMTLYPGFADNG; encoded by the coding sequence ATGGACAATCAAATTCTCAAAGGTCAAGCAGCGCTGGTAACCGGCGGTGACAGTGGTATAGGTAAAGGCGTGGCTTTAGCGCTGGCTAGGGCAGGCGCGAAGGTTGTAGTAAATTATGCTCATAATCATGATGCTGCAACCGAAGTAATTAAGGAAATTACCGATATAGGCGGAGAGGCTTATGCCCATGGTACGGATGTTAGCCATGAAGGCGACGTGCAGGACATGTTTAAATTCATGTTTGAAAAGTACGGCACCATTGATATACTGGTAAATAATGCCGGACTGCAAAAAGACGCAAGGTTTCTAGATATGACGTTGGAGCAGTGGAACACCGTCATTGGCATTAATCTTACAGGTCAGTTTTTATGCGCGCGTGAGGCAGCAAAAGAATTTATCCGCAGGGGAGTGGTAGAAGGTGTGAGTAAAGCTGCGGGGAAGATCATCTGTATGAGCAGTGTGCACGAGGTTATTCCATGGGCCGGCCATGTTAATTATGCCACAAGCAAAGGCGGCATTATGATGATGATGAAAAGCATGGCGCAGGAATTAGCGCCTCACAAGATCAGGGTAAATTCTATAGGTCCGGGCGCTATACAAACACCTATAAACAAAGACGCGTGGGATACACCCAAAGCTTTAGAGAAACTCTTAACCTTAATTCCTTATGGGCGCATCGGTCAACCGGCTGACATAGGTAACCTTGCCGTTTGGCTCGCATCTGACGAGTCTGATTACATTACCGGCACTACTATCTTTAGCGATGGCGGTATGACTTTGTATCCGGGCTTTGCGGATAATGGGTAA
- a CDS encoding menaquinone biosynthetic enzyme MqnA/MqnD family protein: protein MDKIKISAVSYTNTKPFLYGLQHTAILDKIDLSLDNPSDCAQKLIDNRVDIGLIPVAATLDLPEWHIVSDYCIGADGAVDSVFIFSNCDISKVKYLQMDPQSRSSNYLARVLLKNHWGISPLQLVNADDYSVSKDEQTAFVQIGDRTFGKRDKYPFVYDLAEEWKRLTGLPFTFAAWIANKPIPDIFIDELNISLKYGLDHRADLFKELPMRDDFDIKDYLINKIQYPLTEDRKKALFLFLEYIKALN from the coding sequence TTGGATAAGATAAAAATATCGGCAGTTAGCTATACTAACACTAAGCCGTTTCTATACGGATTGCAGCATACTGCAATTCTTGATAAAATAGACCTCAGCCTTGATAACCCATCAGACTGTGCACAAAAGTTAATTGACAACCGGGTTGATATAGGTCTTATACCTGTTGCTGCCACACTGGATTTACCTGAGTGGCATATCGTTTCTGACTATTGCATCGGCGCAGACGGCGCCGTAGACTCGGTTTTCATATTCAGTAACTGTGACATTAGCAAGGTTAAATACCTTCAGATGGACCCACAGTCACGGTCATCTAACTACCTGGCTCGTGTACTTCTTAAAAACCATTGGGGAATATCGCCACTGCAATTGGTAAACGCCGACGATTACAGCGTATCTAAAGATGAGCAAACAGCGTTTGTACAAATAGGCGACCGCACATTTGGCAAAAGAGACAAATACCCCTTCGTGTATGACTTGGCCGAAGAATGGAAAAGGCTGACCGGCTTACCATTTACATTCGCGGCGTGGATAGCTAACAAGCCCATTCCTGACATATTTATTGATGAACTCAATATTTCACTAAAATATGGTCTCGATCATAGGGCAGATCTCTTTAAAGAATTGCCAATGCGCGATGATTTCGATATCAAGGATTACCTCATCAACAAGATACAGTATCCGCTTACCGAGGACAGAAAGAAAGCACTTTTCTTATTTCTTGAATACATAAAAGCACTCAATTAA
- a CDS encoding histidine phosphatase family protein, producing MPDKLLYIVRHGQTDLNKQGIVQGRGIDSDLNNEGRKQAGQFFNAYKHIPFDKIYVSTLKRTQQSVQPFIDLGISFEKLSGLDELAWGIMEGKPSSPDTKATFLQLMRDWTGGRLDAKIENGESPNEVKERQLKALDIILSHPEEKTVLICMHGRALRLLLCLLTGKPLSKMEMFPHQNLILYKISYDSQQFKIVDFNSDVHLKHF from the coding sequence ATGCCGGATAAACTGCTCTACATTGTCCGCCACGGGCAGACAGACCTAAACAAGCAGGGGATAGTACAAGGTCGGGGAATTGATTCCGACCTTAACAATGAAGGCCGTAAGCAGGCAGGTCAGTTCTTTAATGCTTATAAACACATCCCTTTCGACAAGATATATGTATCAACACTAAAACGCACGCAACAAAGCGTTCAGCCTTTTATCGATCTGGGAATCTCTTTTGAGAAGCTAAGCGGATTGGACGAATTAGCGTGGGGCATAATGGAAGGTAAGCCTAGTTCCCCTGATACTAAAGCGACGTTTTTGCAATTGATGCGCGACTGGACTGGTGGTCGTTTAGATGCAAAAATTGAAAACGGAGAAAGCCCGAATGAAGTTAAAGAACGGCAGTTAAAAGCTTTGGACATCATTTTAAGCCATCCAGAAGAAAAAACGGTTTTGATATGTATGCATGGCCGGGCGCTTAGACTGTTGCTTTGCCTGTTAACAGGCAAGCCACTGAGCAAAATGGAAATGTTTCCACACCAAAACCTCATTTTATATAAGATAAGCTATGACAGCCAGCAGTTTAAGATTGTTGACTTTAACAGTGATGTTCATTTAAAACATTTTTAG
- the mqnE gene encoding aminofutalosine synthase MqnE, which translates to MHAEQQLQLLLNDTRLAKDLRQIAAKVSRSERISFEEGVLLYEKGELGYLGILANYIREKRHGNNTYFNRNFHIEPTNLCVYDCKFCSYSRLIKERSQGWEYTMDEMLDIVKKYDNEPVTEVHIVGGVLPQYDLPFYSELFTRIKEHRPDLHVKALTPVEYHYIFKKAKVDYATGMAMMKAAGLESMPGGGAEIFHPEIREQIAKDKCTADQWLDIHRQWQKLGMRSNATMLYGHIEEFKHRVGHMERLRQLQDETGGFQTFIPLKFRNQDNQMSNVPESTVTEDLRNYAIARIYLDNFDHIKAYWAMISRTTAQLSLNFGVDDIDGTLDDTTKIYSMAGAEEQKPAMSTKELVYLIKNAGRVAIERDTLYNIVTDFTNYEFPEEVKPQFYRLPVVN; encoded by the coding sequence ATGCACGCTGAACAACAATTACAACTACTGCTTAATGATACCCGCTTAGCCAAAGACCTAAGGCAAATTGCTGCAAAGGTATCCAGGAGTGAGCGCATTTCATTTGAAGAAGGTGTATTGTTATATGAGAAAGGTGAATTGGGTTACCTCGGTATTTTAGCAAACTACATACGCGAAAAACGACATGGCAACAACACCTATTTTAACCGCAATTTCCATATAGAACCAACCAATCTTTGTGTATATGATTGTAAGTTTTGTTCGTATTCCCGCCTGATAAAAGAGCGTTCTCAAGGGTGGGAATATACTATGGACGAGATGCTGGACATTGTCAAAAAATATGATAATGAACCCGTAACAGAAGTGCACATAGTAGGTGGTGTATTGCCACAGTATGACCTGCCGTTTTACAGCGAATTATTTACGCGGATAAAAGAGCATCGCCCCGATTTGCATGTTAAAGCACTCACCCCGGTAGAGTATCACTATATTTTCAAAAAGGCTAAGGTTGATTACGCCACCGGTATGGCTATGATGAAGGCTGCCGGACTGGAAAGTATGCCGGGCGGCGGAGCAGAAATTTTCCATCCGGAAATACGCGAACAGATTGCCAAAGATAAATGCACAGCTGACCAGTGGCTAGATATTCATCGCCAGTGGCAAAAGTTAGGCATGCGCTCTAACGCGACTATGTTGTACGGCCACATTGAAGAATTTAAGCACCGTGTTGGCCATATGGAGCGACTTCGTCAGCTGCAGGACGAAACCGGTGGTTTTCAAACGTTTATCCCATTGAAATTCCGTAACCAGGATAACCAGATGTCTAACGTTCCTGAGTCGACAGTAACTGAAGACTTGCGTAATTATGCTATCGCGCGTATTTACCTTGATAATTTTGATCATATTAAAGCGTATTGGGCGATGATCAGCCGGACAACGGCGCAGCTATCGCTAAATTTCGGTGTTGATGACATTGATGGCACACTGGATGATACCACCAAAATCTATTCTATGGCCGGTGCGGAAGAGCAAAAACCTGCAATGAGTACCAAAGAACTGGTATACCTGATAAAAAATGCCGGTCGTGTAGCCATTGAACGCGATACGCTTTACAACATAGTTACGGACTTTACCAATTACGAATTTCCCGAAGAAGTTAAACCTCAATTTTACAGGTTACCTGTTGTTAACTGA
- a CDS encoding trans-sulfuration enzyme family protein: MHKETIAIHAGNHTDEGSHAVIQPIVMSTTFVRDDDGSTPKGFIYGRADNPNRAQLEKVICALEGGADAAAFSSGNAAGMTIFQSLKPGTHIIAPDDMYHGLNSQLKAMFNGILEFDFVDLTDASKLESYIKPNTGLLWIETPSNPQLKISDIKRLTRIAHENNIKVVCDNTFASPICQLPLSLGADIVMYSATKYFGGHSDITGGALVTAKNDGWWQNIRNIQQLGGAVPAPMDCYFLVRSIKTLPYRMRGHVHNAHLLAEFLEQHPKVENVMYPGLPSHPQYELAKEQMLAFGGMLSFNVKGGTENAIKVIQSVRLFTRATSLGGVESLIEHRAAVEPPDTKTPWNLLRVSVGLEHIDDLIADISQALDEI; encoded by the coding sequence ATGCACAAAGAAACCATAGCCATACATGCGGGCAACCATACCGACGAAGGATCGCACGCGGTTATACAGCCCATTGTTATGTCAACCACTTTCGTTCGCGACGATGATGGTTCTACACCTAAGGGTTTTATTTATGGCAGGGCCGATAATCCAAATCGCGCGCAACTGGAAAAGGTGATTTGTGCGCTAGAAGGTGGTGCAGATGCGGCGGCATTTTCATCAGGCAATGCTGCGGGTATGACTATCTTTCAATCGCTAAAACCTGGTACACATATCATTGCTCCGGATGATATGTACCATGGTCTAAATAGCCAGCTAAAAGCCATGTTCAATGGTATTTTGGAGTTTGACTTTGTTGATTTGACAGATGCAAGCAAACTTGAGAGCTACATCAAACCAAATACAGGATTGCTCTGGATAGAGACGCCGTCTAATCCGCAGCTAAAAATTTCGGACATCAAAAGATTGACGCGAATTGCACACGAAAATAATATTAAAGTAGTGTGTGACAATACATTTGCATCACCTATCTGTCAATTGCCTTTAAGTTTAGGTGCTGACATTGTGATGTATTCAGCAACCAAATACTTTGGCGGTCATAGTGATATCACCGGTGGCGCATTGGTCACAGCAAAGAATGATGGTTGGTGGCAAAACATCCGCAATATTCAACAATTGGGTGGCGCCGTGCCGGCACCAATGGATTGTTATTTTTTAGTGAGAAGTATTAAGACATTGCCGTACCGTATGCGCGGACACGTTCACAACGCGCACTTGTTAGCCGAGTTTTTAGAGCAGCACCCAAAAGTTGAAAACGTAATGTACCCGGGGCTGCCTTCTCACCCGCAATATGAGTTGGCTAAAGAACAGATGCTAGCGTTTGGCGGCATGTTATCCTTCAACGTTAAGGGCGGCACAGAAAATGCCATAAAAGTGATACAAAGCGTGAGACTGTTTACCCGTGCAACCAGCCTGGGCGGAGTAGAAAGTTTGATAGAGCATCGCGCAGCCGTTGAGCCGCCTGATACTAAAACACCATGGAACTTACTGCGGGTGTCTGTAGGTCTCGAACATATAGATGACCTGATTGCCGATATAAGCCAGGCTTTAGATGAGATTTAA
- a CDS encoding O-acetylhomoserine aminocarboxypropyltransferase/cysteine synthase family protein: MSANLKFETLQLHAGQSPDSATGSRAVPIYQTTSYVFKNAEHGANLFALKEFGNIYTRLMNPTTDVFEQRVAALEGGVAALATGSGQAAQFIALNNILQAGDNFVTSPFLYGGTYNQFKVAFKRLGVEVRFAADDSAENIEQLIDGNTKAIYLESIGNPGFNIPDFEKVAEVAKRHDIPLIVDNTFGAAGYLVKPLQHGANVVVESATKWIGGHGTSIGGVIVDGGNYNWGNGKFPQFTEPAEGYHGLIFSDVFGVGSDFGNIQYIIRARVEGLRDFGASLSPFNSFLLLQGLETLSLRVQRHVDNALELAQWLEQQSIVSKVIYPGLTSSPNYQNAKKYLKNGFGAVLSFELNGDKENAGKVIDALQLVSHLANVGDAKTLIIQPAATTHQQLSAEEQLSAGVTPTLLRVSVGIEHIDDIKADFEQAFAKVNAGELELV; this comes from the coding sequence ATGTCTGCAAACTTGAAATTCGAAACACTGCAATTACACGCGGGTCAGAGCCCCGATTCGGCAACTGGTTCACGCGCGGTACCAATTTATCAAACCACGTCTTATGTGTTTAAAAACGCCGAACATGGGGCTAACCTGTTCGCGCTTAAAGAATTCGGGAATATTTATACCCGTTTAATGAACCCAACAACAGATGTTTTTGAACAGCGCGTAGCCGCTCTTGAAGGTGGTGTGGCAGCTTTAGCAACCGGTTCGGGACAAGCAGCTCAGTTTATCGCGTTAAACAACATTTTACAAGCCGGAGATAACTTCGTTACCTCGCCATTTTTATATGGTGGTACTTACAATCAATTTAAAGTGGCCTTTAAACGCCTTGGTGTCGAAGTAAGGTTTGCTGCCGATGATTCTGCTGAAAACATCGAGCAGTTAATCGATGGCAACACCAAGGCTATTTATTTGGAAAGCATTGGCAATCCTGGCTTTAACATCCCTGATTTTGAGAAGGTTGCAGAAGTTGCCAAACGCCATGATATTCCATTGATAGTTGATAACACTTTTGGCGCGGCTGGTTACCTGGTAAAACCTTTGCAGCATGGAGCAAATGTTGTTGTCGAGTCGGCAACAAAATGGATAGGCGGCCACGGAACCAGCATTGGCGGCGTGATAGTAGATGGCGGCAACTACAATTGGGGCAACGGTAAATTCCCACAATTTACTGAGCCTGCCGAAGGCTACCATGGTTTAATATTCTCTGACGTATTTGGCGTAGGCAGTGATTTTGGTAACATCCAATATATCATTCGTGCCCGTGTAGAAGGTTTGCGCGATTTCGGTGCATCACTTTCGCCGTTCAATTCTTTCCTGTTACTTCAAGGCCTGGAAACATTGTCGCTGCGCGTGCAGCGCCATGTTGATAACGCCCTTGAATTGGCACAATGGTTAGAGCAGCAATCTATCGTATCTAAAGTAATTTATCCGGGCCTTACATCTTCACCTAACTACCAAAACGCAAAAAAGTACCTTAAAAACGGTTTTGGGGCGGTGCTTTCATTTGAACTAAATGGCGATAAGGAAAACGCCGGCAAAGTTATCGATGCACTGCAACTGGTAAGCCACCTCGCAAACGTGGGCGATGCCAAAACGCTGATCATTCAGCCTGCAGCAACCACGCATCAACAATTATCAGCCGAGGAGCAGCTATCTGCCGGGGTGACACCTACCCTGCTGCGCGTTTCTGTAGGCATTGAGCATATAGATGATATTAAGGCCGATTTTGAGCAAGCTTTTGCCAAAGTGAACGCCGGCGAACTTGAATTGGTGTAA
- a CDS encoding homoserine O-acetyltransferase family protein: protein MDTQIYQHAEPFILESGKKLKGLEIGYHTYGTLNTHRDNVVWVCHALTANADVFDWWKGLFGENDLFNPDEHFIVCANILGSPYGTDNPLTINNETSEPYYLSFPKFTIRDIVQAHQLLADKLGINQINILIGGSLGGQQALEWSILEPSRIKNLVLIATNAKHSPWGIAFNESQRLAITSDRTFYANSPDGGAKGLKAARSFALLSYRNYKTYAVTQQEEEDNNSDGFRASSYQGYQGEKLVKRFNAYSYWYLTKAMDSHNVGRNRKGVEKALSAITAKTLVIGIKSDLLFPIEEQQYLFQHIPKAAFAEVDSFYGHDGFLIETETLTNIITSFFKADVKGKIIDLQQSA, encoded by the coding sequence ATGGACACACAAATTTATCAGCATGCAGAGCCGTTCATCTTAGAATCGGGCAAAAAGTTAAAAGGTTTGGAAATTGGTTACCACACCTACGGTACATTGAATACGCACCGGGACAACGTAGTGTGGGTTTGCCATGCGCTTACCGCCAATGCCGACGTTTTTGATTGGTGGAAAGGTTTATTCGGCGAAAATGACCTGTTTAACCCTGACGAACATTTTATAGTTTGCGCGAATATATTAGGGTCACCGTATGGCACAGATAACCCGCTAACTATCAATAACGAAACTTCAGAACCATACTACCTTAGCTTTCCTAAGTTTACGATACGTGATATTGTGCAAGCGCATCAATTACTAGCCGATAAGTTAGGTATCAACCAGATCAATATACTCATTGGGGGATCGTTAGGTGGGCAACAAGCATTAGAGTGGAGTATATTGGAACCTTCACGGATTAAAAACTTGGTACTGATAGCAACCAATGCCAAACATTCGCCCTGGGGCATAGCGTTCAATGAATCGCAGCGATTGGCTATTACTTCTGATCGCACCTTCTATGCTAATTCACCCGATGGTGGAGCAAAAGGTTTAAAGGCAGCACGCAGCTTCGCGCTTCTCTCTTATAGAAACTATAAAACATACGCAGTTACTCAACAGGAAGAAGAAGACAATAACTCAGACGGGTTCCGCGCTTCGTCATACCAGGGATACCAGGGCGAAAAATTGGTTAAACGCTTTAATGCTTATAGTTACTGGTATTTGACTAAAGCGATGGACTCTCACAATGTAGGCCGTAACCGCAAAGGTGTAGAGAAAGCCTTAAGCGCTATAACTGCTAAAACATTGGTCATCGGTATTAAAAGTGATTTATTATTTCCGATTGAAGAACAGCAGTATTTGTTTCAGCACATACCAAAAGCTGCCTTTGCAGAAGTTGATTCGTTTTACGGCCACGATGGCTTTTTAATTGAAACTGAAACTCTTACCAATATTATAACGTCTTTTTTTAAAGCGGATGTAAAGGGGAAAATCATAGATCTGCAGCAATCGGCCTAA
- a CDS encoding glycosyltransferase family 87 protein: MLNSFKFLLNKYVVTVLWFGLSLFAVIKQAAGHQINNWFIYKYVFINLTHHENLYTQQPAHFFDSNHYGPVFALLIAPFTIVPDFVGVILWVMFNALMLYIAITQLPLKEILKVPILLICAHELMTASFNVQFNPTMTALIIMSYVFVNRKQDIWATLMIAIGIYIKLYGIVGLAFFFFSKDKLKFIWTFLMWMVVLFVAPMLISSKDFVIQCYHDWYNSLAHKNNENTDSVMQDISVMGMIRRIFGFHNLSNVLVILPGFALLLMAYIRTRLFNNVNYQLLLLCSVLLFTVIFSTGSESPTYIIAFTGVGIWFMNLKRPVSGFEIFLLVFALIITSLSPSDLFPQSVNRNFIRPYALKALPCLLIWLKIIHETLTRKFKPTNSTVAV; the protein is encoded by the coding sequence ATGCTTAACAGTTTTAAGTTTCTGCTCAATAAATATGTAGTTACCGTTTTATGGTTTGGACTAAGTTTATTCGCGGTTATAAAGCAAGCCGCGGGGCATCAGATAAACAACTGGTTTATTTATAAATACGTTTTCATCAACCTTACCCACCACGAGAATTTATATACCCAGCAACCCGCCCATTTTTTTGACAGTAACCATTACGGACCTGTATTTGCATTGCTGATCGCCCCTTTCACCATCGTCCCGGATTTTGTTGGTGTTATCCTTTGGGTGATGTTCAACGCGTTAATGCTTTATATCGCGATAACGCAGCTGCCTCTAAAAGAAATCCTTAAAGTGCCAATCCTTCTGATTTGCGCGCATGAATTGATGACAGCATCGTTTAACGTGCAGTTTAATCCTACAATGACTGCGCTAATTATCATGAGCTATGTTTTTGTAAACCGCAAGCAAGACATCTGGGCTACGCTAATGATAGCCATTGGTATTTATATCAAACTTTACGGCATTGTAGGCCTTGCGTTCTTCTTCTTCTCTAAAGATAAACTCAAATTTATCTGGACTTTTCTTATGTGGATGGTGGTGCTATTTGTCGCGCCAATGCTCATCTCATCAAAAGACTTTGTGATTCAATGTTATCACGATTGGTATAACAGCCTCGCCCATAAGAACAACGAAAATACCGATTCGGTTATGCAGGATATTTCTGTAATGGGTATGATCCGGCGCATATTTGGCTTCCACAATTTGTCGAACGTGCTGGTCATCTTACCTGGTTTTGCGCTGCTGCTTATGGCTTATATCCGCACCAGGTTGTTTAATAACGTAAATTACCAATTACTACTGCTGTGTTCGGTGCTGCTGTTTACAGTTATTTTTAGTACCGGTTCCGAGTCGCCAACCTACATAATCGCCTTTACCGGTGTGGGTATTTGGTTTATGAACTTAAAACGGCCCGTAAGCGGATTTGAGATATTTTTGCTTGTCTTTGCGCTTATAATAACCAGTCTGTCACCCTCAGATCTGTTCCCTCAATCTGTCAATAGAAACTTCATAAGGCCGTACGCGTTAAAAGCCTTACCTTGCTTACTGATATGGTTAAAGATCATTCACGAAACCTTGACCCGAAAATTCAAACCGACAAATTCTACTGTTGCTGTCTGA